Proteins found in one Bremerella volcania genomic segment:
- the cyoE gene encoding heme o synthase, with the protein MSSGPATLTDRKARVKQQLSDYLELTKPKIAVLLLVCVAIAAYCASNGQPDVARLIHVIVGTALVAASSCVWNQCLEVHVDRRMNRTAQRPIPSGRLSRYASALFGTLLGSVGISYLLATVGVMPALIGALTWILYVFIYTPMKQVTPWNTTVGAIAGALPMLMGWLAVNPVLDLKAVALFAILFFWQFPHFMAIAWLYREDYAQGGMKMWSVVDGSGTKAGIQAVSGAMALLLVSVVPGIGQVAMPNVFYMLLSLLGGVFMLVASWRFFTSRDDRTARQLLFASLIYLPCQLALLVILPSSV; encoded by the coding sequence ATGAGTAGTGGTCCTGCCACGTTGACCGATCGCAAGGCACGCGTTAAGCAGCAGCTAAGCGATTATCTGGAGCTAACCAAGCCCAAGATCGCCGTGCTGCTGTTGGTATGCGTGGCGATCGCCGCCTACTGCGCAAGTAACGGCCAGCCAGACGTGGCTCGGCTGATTCACGTGATCGTGGGCACGGCCCTGGTGGCCGCCAGTAGCTGTGTGTGGAACCAATGCCTGGAAGTTCACGTCGATCGCCGCATGAACCGCACCGCCCAGCGTCCCATTCCCAGTGGCCGTTTGTCGCGGTATGCGAGCGCCCTGTTTGGCACCCTGCTGGGATCGGTTGGAATTTCTTACTTGCTGGCGACGGTCGGTGTCATGCCGGCACTGATTGGGGCGCTGACCTGGATTTTATATGTGTTCATTTACACCCCCATGAAGCAGGTCACGCCGTGGAACACAACGGTCGGTGCGATCGCTGGGGCTTTGCCGATGTTGATGGGCTGGTTGGCCGTGAACCCGGTGCTCGACCTGAAGGCGGTCGCGCTGTTTGCGATCTTGTTCTTCTGGCAGTTCCCGCACTTCATGGCCATCGCCTGGCTATATCGTGAAGACTACGCCCAAGGGGGCATGAAGATGTGGTCCGTGGTCGACGGCAGCGGCACCAAGGCCGGCATCCAAGCCGTCTCGGGAGCGATGGCCTTGCTGCTGGTCAGCGTGGTCCCAGGCATCGGTCAGGTCGCCATGCCCAATGTCTTTTACATGCTGCTTTCGCTCTTGGGCGGCGTGTTCATGCTGGTCGCCTCGTGGCGTTTTTTCACTTCGCGCGACGACAGAACGGCCCGGCAGTTGTTGTTTGCCTCGTTGATCTATTTGCCCTGCCAACTGGCCTTGCTGGTCATTTTGCCCAGCAGCGTCTAA
- a CDS encoding ABC transporter permease — protein MTSEAIASPNPFAAAWSLCRREIVRFLRQRNRIVGAIGQPIIFWLLFGTGLTGVFRTSGQGGADESFTVYFFPGTLLLIVLFTAIFATISIIEDRNEGFLQSVLVSPIPRWSMVLGKVLGGTILAVGQAMIFLLLGYFVGIHMNAVQLASIFGILVVVGIGLTSLGFWLAWRMDSTQGFHAVMNLLLMPMWLLSGAFFPIPTNTSSFGQWVLSWVMTLNPVTYALGAIRQILHAETAPSFLGGETTGDFWLPGVGLGVTITILFAIVMFALACRAAGKTRRGDWI, from the coding sequence ATGACCTCCGAAGCGATTGCCAGCCCCAACCCGTTTGCCGCTGCCTGGTCGCTGTGTCGCCGCGAGATCGTGCGGTTCCTGCGGCAGCGCAACCGCATTGTCGGAGCGATTGGCCAGCCGATTATTTTCTGGCTACTGTTTGGCACCGGGCTGACCGGCGTCTTTCGCACGTCAGGGCAGGGGGGCGCCGACGAAAGCTTCACCGTCTACTTCTTTCCCGGCACGCTGCTGTTGATTGTGCTGTTCACGGCGATCTTCGCGACGATTTCGATCATCGAAGACCGCAACGAAGGCTTCCTGCAATCGGTGCTCGTTTCGCCGATCCCGCGGTGGTCGATGGTGCTGGGGAAGGTGCTGGGCGGAACGATTCTCGCGGTCGGTCAGGCCATGATCTTTCTGCTGCTGGGCTACTTCGTCGGCATCCATATGAATGCCGTGCAGTTGGCTTCCATCTTTGGAATTCTCGTGGTCGTCGGCATCGGGCTGACGTCGCTGGGGTTCTGGCTGGCATGGCGGATGGACTCGACGCAGGGATTTCACGCGGTGATGAACTTGCTGCTGATGCCGATGTGGCTGTTGTCCGGGGCGTTCTTTCCCATTCCCACCAACACCTCTTCGTTCGGACAATGGGTTTTGAGCTGGGTGATGACGCTCAATCCGGTTACCTATGCCCTGGGTGCCATCCGACAGATTCTGCATGCGGAAACCGCACCAAGCTTTTTGGGTGGGGAAACGACCGGCGATTTTTGGTTGCCCGGCGTGGGGCTTGGCGTAACGATTACCATACTTTTTGCCATCGTCATGTTCGCCTTGGCCTGTCGCGCGGCAGGAAAAACGAGGCGGGGAGATTGGATATGA
- a CDS encoding SCO family protein, whose amino-acid sequence MKPTTGIFISAVLLILLGLTMFWAALNRKPTGDIPDDGHSSVGMTVKLDREIPPFQLMSAQEETFDTASLEGDVWIASFFFTACPSICKMQNQQIAILQEEFADDGVKFVSITCDPDNDTPAVLRQYAESFQAEPGVWTFLTGDMEQLKEITEKSFQVGFETQTHSDRLMVIDKEGKLRGTFRATDSTEFLRAKKMLKELLAEPYTPKAQEEVAAKEEVRKQTMDRFQLTDSLDQPFDSKSLEGDIWLGSFFYTSCPGSCIMQNMEKAKLRNEFQDRGLKLVSITCDPDNDTPAALAGYAERFQADPDCWYFCTGKFDYIQKIGSDFFDIKVEPQYHSDRVFLVGRDGKVIDSFRTSQKDQMESLHKILEEMLPPTQAEAAPSETEKKD is encoded by the coding sequence ATGAAACCCACCACCGGAATCTTTATTTCTGCCGTGCTGTTGATCCTGTTGGGGCTGACCATGTTCTGGGCAGCGCTCAACCGGAAGCCTACCGGCGATATTCCCGACGATGGTCACTCGTCGGTGGGGATGACCGTGAAGCTGGACCGCGAGATCCCTCCATTTCAGTTAATGTCGGCCCAGGAAGAAACGTTCGATACGGCATCGCTGGAAGGGGACGTCTGGATTGCCAGCTTCTTCTTCACCGCGTGTCCTTCGATCTGCAAGATGCAGAACCAGCAGATCGCGATCTTGCAGGAAGAGTTCGCCGACGATGGCGTCAAATTCGTCAGCATCACGTGCGACCCCGATAACGACACGCCGGCCGTCCTGCGTCAATATGCCGAATCGTTCCAGGCCGAGCCTGGCGTGTGGACCTTTCTGACCGGCGACATGGAGCAGTTGAAAGAGATTACCGAAAAGTCGTTTCAAGTCGGGTTCGAGACACAAACCCATAGTGACCGCCTGATGGTGATCGACAAAGAGGGGAAGCTTCGCGGTACCTTTCGAGCGACCGATTCCACCGAATTCCTCCGCGCTAAAAAGATGCTGAAGGAACTACTGGCCGAGCCTTACACGCCTAAAGCCCAAGAAGAAGTCGCCGCGAAGGAAGAAGTACGCAAGCAGACGATGGATCGCTTTCAGCTGACTGACAGCCTGGATCAGCCGTTTGATAGCAAATCGCTGGAAGGGGACATCTGGCTGGGCAGCTTCTTTTACACGTCGTGCCCTGGCAGCTGCATTATGCAGAACATGGAGAAGGCGAAGCTGCGAAACGAGTTCCAGGATCGTGGTTTGAAGTTGGTCAGCATCACATGCGATCCCGATAACGACACGCCTGCGGCTCTGGCCGGCTATGCCGAACGTTTTCAGGCCGATCCCGACTGCTGGTATTTCTGCACCGGCAAGTTTGATTACATCCAGAAGATCGGCAGCGACTTCTTCGATATCAAAGTCGAACCGCAGTATCACAGCGACCGTGTATTCCTCGTAGGTCGCGACGGCAAAGTGATCGACTCGTTCCGTACCAGTCAGAAAGATCAGATGGAGTCGCTGCACAAGATACTGGAAGAAATGCTGCCGCCGACCCAGGCAGAAGCTGCCCCCAGTGAAACCGAGAAGAAGGACTAA
- the coxB gene encoding cytochrome c oxidase subunit II, with amino-acid sequence MGRFWSLLFLSVPILGVLTFLWAALGWYPLEGHWFPELVVADSSIDHLFYVILWMTGLVFIGTGLAMFWFLWKYDDTKHDGPVWYSHGSHLLEIIWSVVPAVVILFLAIYQMDAWAGARMRRPMLENGQPKPPIARVTGRQFEWKIQYPGNDKQFDTPDDLYTTNDLHVPRDEEVVLEITSEDVLHSFFLPNFREKQDVVPGMKQFIWFKPVKDGKYDIVCAELCGWGHYKMKGQITVESASDYRAWLEKAYNEQELSEYSLAEAE; translated from the coding sequence GTGGGAAGATTCTGGAGTCTGCTTTTTCTTAGCGTCCCAATCCTGGGGGTCCTCACGTTTTTGTGGGCGGCCTTGGGATGGTATCCGCTTGAAGGCCATTGGTTTCCCGAGTTAGTCGTCGCCGACAGCAGCATCGACCACTTGTTCTACGTGATTCTCTGGATGACCGGTCTGGTCTTCATCGGCACGGGGCTGGCCATGTTCTGGTTCCTGTGGAAGTACGACGACACGAAGCACGACGGTCCGGTCTGGTATTCGCACGGCAGCCATCTCTTGGAAATCATCTGGTCGGTAGTTCCCGCCGTGGTGATCCTGTTTCTGGCGATCTACCAGATGGATGCCTGGGCTGGGGCACGCATGCGTCGTCCCATGCTCGAGAACGGCCAGCCGAAGCCGCCGATCGCCCGCGTGACCGGGCGGCAATTTGAATGGAAGATTCAATACCCCGGCAACGACAAGCAGTTCGACACGCCGGACGATCTTTACACAACCAATGACCTGCACGTTCCCCGCGACGAAGAAGTGGTTCTCGAGATCACCAGCGAAGACGTGCTGCATAGCTTCTTCCTGCCCAACTTCCGAGAGAAGCAGGACGTGGTGCCTGGCATGAAGCAGTTCATATGGTTCAAACCGGTGAAGGACGGGAAGTACGACATCGTTTGTGCCGAACTGTGCGGCTGGGGGCACTACAAGATGAAAGGCCAGATCACGGTCGAGTCGGCAAGCGATTATCGAGCGTGGCTTGAGAAGGCCTACAACGAACAAGAATTGTCCGAGTATTCGCTGGCTGAGGCAGAGTAA
- a CDS encoding cytochrome c oxidase subunit I has product MSSITADGQATHAHTSNEFGVGEFITTYVFSRDHKVIGLQFLFSTLLWFLIGGLLAIGIRWQLAWPWSDMPVIGPMLFSAEGGQISPEFYTMLFTMHATVMTFLVIIPILAGAFGNYLIPLMIGADDMAFPTLNMLSYWVMWPAFLFFGGSFFVAGNGASSGWTSYPPLASMTEAAPGSGLAQTMWLIALTCVGISSMMGSVNYMTTIIQMRAPGMTMMRLPMTIWGMFITALLQAFALPVLTAAGFMQLADRLFGTGFFVPEGLIVNNSEMAAGGGQPLLWQHLFWFYSHPAVYIMILPAMGMVSDILACFARKPLFGYKPMVYAICGIAGLGFIVWGHHMFVSGMNPGLGMTFMVATMMIALPSAVKTFNWLGTIYGGKIQFTTPMLFALSFVLMFVIGGLSGIFMAATPVDIFIHDTYFIVAHFHYVLFGGTAMAVFGAIYFWFPKMFGRMMNEPLGKIHFLLTFLFMNGTFFTMHILGAVGFPRRLADPYHYETFRHLLPMNQFMTICAILMVACQIFFIVNFFYSIFFGPKAGRNPWHANGLEWQAPSPPGHGNFDFQPIVYRGPYEYGSPEVDEDYYPQTQPPNQRGDTDEPATMVNH; this is encoded by the coding sequence ATGAGCAGCATCACCGCGGATGGGCAAGCGACTCACGCCCACACATCAAACGAATTCGGCGTTGGCGAATTCATTACCACTTACGTTTTCTCGCGCGATCATAAAGTGATCGGGCTGCAGTTCCTGTTTTCCACCTTGCTGTGGTTTCTGATCGGCGGCCTTTTGGCGATCGGCATTCGCTGGCAATTGGCCTGGCCGTGGAGCGATATGCCGGTGATCGGGCCGATGCTCTTTTCGGCCGAAGGGGGACAGATCTCGCCCGAGTTCTACACGATGCTCTTCACCATGCATGCCACGGTGATGACCTTCCTGGTGATCATTCCGATCCTGGCCGGTGCGTTTGGCAACTACCTGATTCCGCTGATGATTGGTGCCGACGACATGGCCTTCCCGACGCTCAACATGCTTAGCTACTGGGTGATGTGGCCGGCATTCCTCTTCTTTGGAGGAAGCTTTTTCGTCGCGGGGAATGGAGCGTCGAGTGGTTGGACCAGTTACCCGCCCCTTGCCTCGATGACCGAAGCCGCGCCCGGTAGCGGGCTGGCTCAAACGATGTGGCTGATCGCGCTGACGTGCGTGGGCATCAGTTCGATGATGGGTTCGGTTAATTACATGACCACCATCATTCAGATGCGTGCTCCTGGCATGACGATGATGCGTCTGCCGATGACGATCTGGGGCATGTTCATCACGGCCCTGTTGCAAGCGTTCGCTCTGCCGGTGCTAACGGCCGCTGGCTTCATGCAATTGGCCGACCGGTTGTTCGGTACTGGATTCTTCGTTCCCGAAGGACTGATCGTGAACAACTCGGAAATGGCTGCCGGTGGCGGTCAGCCGCTGTTGTGGCAGCACTTGTTTTGGTTCTATTCGCACCCGGCGGTGTACATCATGATTCTGCCGGCGATGGGCATGGTTTCGGATATCCTCGCCTGCTTCGCTCGCAAGCCGCTGTTTGGCTACAAGCCGATGGTGTACGCCATCTGCGGGATCGCCGGACTGGGCTTTATCGTCTGGGGACACCATATGTTCGTTTCGGGGATGAACCCCGGACTGGGAATGACCTTCATGGTGGCCACGATGATGATCGCGCTGCCTAGCGCCGTGAAGACCTTCAACTGGCTCGGTACCATCTACGGCGGCAAGATCCAGTTCACCACGCCGATGCTGTTCGCGTTGTCGTTCGTGTTGATGTTCGTGATTGGCGGTTTGTCCGGCATCTTCATGGCCGCCACGCCGGTCGACATCTTCATTCACGATACGTACTTCATCGTCGCTCACTTTCATTACGTGCTGTTCGGTGGAACGGCGATGGCCGTGTTCGGGGCGATCTACTTCTGGTTTCCCAAGATGTTTGGCCGGATGATGAACGAACCGTTGGGCAAGATTCACTTCCTGCTGACGTTCCTGTTCATGAACGGGACGTTCTTCACGATGCACATTCTCGGTGCGGTCGGTTTTCCTCGCCGCCTGGCCGACCCTTACCATTACGAGACCTTTCGGCACCTGTTGCCGATGAATCAGTTCATGACGATCTGTGCCATTTTGATGGTGGCCTGTCAGATCTTCTTCATCGTGAACTTCTTCTACAGCATCTTCTTCGGTCCGAAGGCAGGCCGAAATCCTTGGCATGCCAATGGTCTGGAATGGCAAGCTCCGAGCCCGCCTGGCCACGGCAACTTCGACTTCCAGCCGATCGTGTATCGCGGTCCGTACGAGTACGGTTCGCCGGAAGTGGACGAAGACTATTACCCGCAAACGCAACCACCCAACCAGCGCGGCGACACCGACGAGCCTGCGACGATGGTGAATCACTAA
- a CDS encoding cytochrome C oxidase subunit IV family protein: MSDPNTHPPAHDQHLHNDEELHATTGNTKYWVVFVALCVLTMCSFLTYFEWWDTAIPPHVSMAFMMAVSCGKALLVMLFFMHLLWEANWKWVLTVPAGMMAIFLACMLIPDIGMRTEKYSQSRWLHAPVPHVHVDDAAALDHAPAAH, from the coding sequence GTGAGCGATCCCAATACCCATCCGCCGGCGCACGACCAGCACTTGCACAACGACGAAGAACTGCACGCCACCACCGGCAACACCAAGTATTGGGTGGTCTTCGTGGCGCTGTGCGTGCTGACGATGTGCTCGTTTTTGACCTACTTCGAGTGGTGGGATACGGCCATCCCGCCTCATGTGAGCATGGCCTTCATGATGGCCGTCTCGTGCGGCAAGGCCCTTTTGGTCATGCTGTTCTTCATGCACCTTTTGTGGGAAGCCAACTGGAAGTGGGTGCTGACCGTTCCCGCCGGCATGATGGCTATCTTCCTGGCTTGTATGTTGATCCCGGATATCGGCATGCGAACCGAAAAGTACTCGCAAAGTCGCTGGCTGCATGCCCCGGTGCCGCATGTCCACGTCGACGATGCCGCCGCGTTGGACCATGCTCCGGCCGCCCACTAA
- a CDS encoding cytochrome c oxidase subunit 3, which produces MSDSHSEDHHGHIQLEYHPALPLSLGKLCLWLFLSTEIMFFAGLIGAYVVLRFGAPTGSWPTPHDVYLSEPIGAFNTFVLICSSLSIVLSLEAARKNQSGAAKKWLLVTFVLGCVFLGVKAYEYKEKFAHGIFPTKEGRRLYDQPDVYYVSALKVRLENLKSDLSEQQREEEVLEGVTRAQFIDTMLTGGVAHAARTATNTENPIEAHAILESLAYAVQHHEVSDYQATRLRNEKESLEGPLAKVEDDLKAKEARKTEISEKLKPPAEGEQGPPEDELREMRIELGGLMQEIAKLDQDAKPMRERIAFLNLLLADDAHLLNHGIGHEMEWLKLPFVLPSGNMWASTYFLLTGFHALHVVIGLIIFALVIFSTLDVRKSHYLENAGLYWHFVDLVWIFLFPLLYLF; this is translated from the coding sequence ATGTCCGATTCTCATAGTGAAGATCATCACGGTCACATTCAACTGGAGTACCATCCAGCGCTGCCGTTATCCCTAGGCAAGCTTTGTTTGTGGTTGTTTTTATCGACCGAAATCATGTTCTTCGCCGGTCTGATCGGCGCGTACGTGGTGCTGCGATTCGGTGCCCCGACCGGTTCCTGGCCGACGCCCCACGACGTGTACCTGAGCGAGCCGATCGGTGCGTTCAACACGTTCGTGCTGATCTGCAGCAGCTTGTCGATCGTGCTCAGCCTGGAAGCGGCCCGCAAGAATCAAAGCGGCGCGGCGAAGAAGTGGCTGCTGGTCACGTTCGTGCTCGGCTGCGTCTTTTTGGGCGTCAAAGCCTACGAATACAAAGAGAAGTTCGCCCACGGTATTTTTCCGACCAAAGAAGGCCGGCGACTGTACGATCAGCCCGACGTCTATTACGTGTCGGCGCTAAAAGTGCGGCTCGAAAATTTGAAGTCGGATCTTTCCGAACAGCAGAGGGAAGAGGAGGTTCTCGAAGGGGTAACCCGCGCTCAGTTCATCGACACGATGCTGACCGGCGGCGTCGCCCACGCGGCACGAACGGCCACCAATACCGAGAATCCAATCGAGGCACACGCCATTCTCGAGTCGCTCGCCTATGCCGTACAGCATCACGAAGTGTCCGACTACCAAGCCACTCGCCTGCGAAATGAAAAAGAGTCGCTCGAAGGCCCTCTGGCGAAGGTCGAAGACGACCTGAAGGCGAAGGAGGCCCGTAAGACCGAGATCAGTGAAAAGCTCAAGCCGCCTGCGGAAGGGGAACAAGGACCTCCCGAGGATGAACTGCGTGAAATGCGTATCGAACTGGGAGGGCTGATGCAAGAGATTGCCAAGCTCGATCAAGACGCCAAGCCGATGCGCGAGCGGATTGCCTTTCTCAATCTGCTGCTTGCCGACGACGCCCATCTGCTGAACCATGGTATTGGGCATGAAATGGAGTGGCTAAAGCTTCCCTTCGTTCTGCCCAGCGGCAATATGTGGGCCAGCACTTACTTCCTGTTGACCGGCTTTCATGCCCTGCACGTGGTGATAGGCTTGATCATTTTTGCCCTGGTAATATTCAGCACGCTGGATGTTCGCAAGTCGCACTACCTGGAAAACGCCGGCCTCTATTGGCACTTCGTCGACCTGGTGTGGATTTTCCTCTTCCCGCTGTTGTACCTGTTTTAA
- a CDS encoding COX15/CtaA family protein: MDNPGKSESPWPHRLAMLLVCATFPLIWIGGLVTTTKSGMAVPDWPSTYGYNMFLYPWQTWVFGPYDLFLEHGHRLLASTVGLLCIAFLVLAIWRKDKSLILLGVIALVLVLSQGVLGGLRVVWDKTTIARVHGCVGPLFFGFLVYLECFTSQRLQAMSPIHSIRGGSYLRLSISFMIVAFLQIVLGSLIRHVPLSMTHGAFREALLFHVITAFLVVMSAIAICFTAWRDSQGQRSIRFTSTFAVLLIVGQIVLGIAAYTVKYGWPTFLPGGDYFGSFVVQWESAMQSVIVTGHVAVGSLILASSVMLVAYCLRCYPIASSQANSSPAKLTGTAGKEVMA; the protein is encoded by the coding sequence ATGGATAACCCAGGAAAGTCCGAATCCCCTTGGCCACATCGCTTGGCGATGCTACTGGTCTGCGCGACCTTTCCGCTGATCTGGATCGGCGGCCTGGTGACCACGACCAAGAGCGGCATGGCCGTGCCGGACTGGCCGTCGACCTATGGATACAACATGTTTTTGTATCCCTGGCAGACATGGGTGTTCGGGCCATACGACCTCTTTCTGGAGCATGGGCACCGGTTGTTGGCTTCGACGGTCGGCTTGCTGTGCATTGCCTTTTTAGTGCTGGCGATCTGGCGAAAAGATAAGTCGTTGATCCTGCTCGGCGTGATTGCCCTGGTGCTGGTCCTTTCCCAGGGCGTGCTGGGGGGCCTGCGTGTGGTGTGGGACAAGACCACCATTGCCCGGGTGCATGGCTGCGTGGGTCCCCTCTTTTTCGGCTTCCTGGTTTACCTGGAATGCTTCACCTCGCAGCGGCTGCAGGCCATGTCCCCGATCCACTCGATACGCGGCGGCAGTTACTTGCGTCTGTCGATCAGTTTCATGATCGTCGCGTTCCTGCAGATCGTGCTTGGTTCGTTGATCCGGCACGTGCCCCTGTCGATGACCCACGGTGCGTTTCGCGAGGCGCTCTTGTTTCATGTGATTACGGCATTTCTGGTGGTGATGAGTGCCATCGCGATTTGCTTCACGGCCTGGCGTGATTCGCAAGGTCAACGCAGTATTCGTTTCACGTCGACATTCGCTGTATTGTTGATTGTCGGGCAAATCGTGCTCGGCATCGCCGCTTACACGGTCAAATACGGCTGGCCAACCTTCCTGCCAGGCGGGGACTACTTTGGTAGCTTCGTCGTGCAGTGGGAAAGTGCGATGCAGTCCGTGATCGTGACGGGGCATGTTGCGGTTGGATCATTAATTCTGGCCTCCAGTGTGATGCTGGTGGCCTATTGTCTGCGGTGTTATCCGATCGCTTCTTCGCAAGCGAATTCCTCCCCCGCCAAGCTCACGGGAACCGCCGGTAAAGAGGTGATGGCATGA
- a CDS encoding c-type cytochrome, whose amino-acid sequence MRISQAPEFGGRHWAGGLVLAALVGLIVGCSSEPAQFELNRIAMHKSEVSLGANLDQTYQIDPIAKILDETFGTPDNPIVPEVADIEEVMDIEHLKMAAGPYGSDEDGSPRGLYRQHCVHCHGITGNGAGPTAAFLNPYPRNFLTGKFKWKSTRTGSPPTHDDLKRVLVNGVPGTAMPSFALLPEDEVEALVQYVKYLSLRGELERNLLLEFSDLDTSVVKPAEKRSQEEEEYVASLSPEDLQEEKEDLDAAIEELTDPEVVLEEFLAPIVEGWAFAEENVTEVPEKPEAELAESIAAGRDLFFNKGGCATCHGQSGIGDGQTAEMFYDDWTEEYYDPKAPEHLEEFLALGALPPRKLDPRNLRLGNFRGGRRPVDVYWRIRNGIEGAKMPAAQQLSEEEIWHVVDYVRKGLPYDTLSQPPEHEQENVRVRN is encoded by the coding sequence ATGCGAATCAGCCAGGCCCCTGAGTTTGGCGGGCGACACTGGGCGGGAGGCCTGGTCTTGGCCGCTCTGGTGGGGTTAATCGTCGGATGCTCTTCGGAGCCCGCCCAATTCGAGTTAAACCGGATCGCGATGCACAAGTCCGAAGTTTCGCTGGGTGCGAACTTGGATCAGACGTATCAGATCGATCCGATCGCCAAGATCCTCGACGAAACGTTCGGCACGCCCGACAATCCCATCGTCCCGGAAGTTGCCGACATCGAAGAGGTGATGGACATCGAACACCTGAAGATGGCCGCTGGCCCCTATGGCAGCGACGAAGACGGCAGCCCGCGTGGTCTCTATCGCCAACACTGCGTCCATTGCCACGGCATCACCGGCAACGGAGCCGGTCCCACGGCTGCTTTTTTAAACCCCTACCCGCGCAACTTCCTGACCGGCAAGTTTAAGTGGAAGTCGACCAGGACCGGTTCGCCTCCCACGCATGACGACCTGAAACGCGTCCTGGTTAACGGCGTCCCTGGCACCGCGATGCCCAGCTTCGCCCTGCTGCCGGAAGACGAAGTCGAAGCGTTGGTGCAGTACGTAAAATACCTTTCGCTGCGAGGCGAACTCGAACGCAATTTGCTGTTGGAATTTTCCGATCTCGATACCTCGGTCGTGAAGCCGGCCGAGAAGCGAAGCCAGGAAGAAGAGGAATATGTGGCCAGTCTCTCGCCGGAAGATCTTCAAGAAGAGAAGGAAGATCTCGACGCCGCGATTGAAGAGTTGACCGACCCGGAAGTCGTGCTGGAAGAATTTCTCGCCCCGATCGTCGAGGGTTGGGCATTCGCCGAAGAGAACGTGACCGAAGTCCCCGAGAAGCCGGAAGCGGAACTTGCCGAGTCGATCGCCGCTGGTCGAGACCTGTTCTTCAATAAAGGTGGCTGTGCGACCTGCCACGGTCAATCGGGCATCGGTGATGGTCAGACGGCCGAGATGTTCTACGACGACTGGACCGAAGAGTATTACGACCCGAAAGCTCCAGAGCACCTGGAAGAGTTTTTGGCGCTGGGTGCTTTACCCCCTAGAAAGCTCGATCCGCGTAACTTGCGGCTAGGTAATTTCCGCGGCGGCCGCCGACCGGTGGATGTGTACTGGCGGATTCGTAACGGGATTGAAGGGGCCAAGATGCCGGCGGCTCAGCAGCTTTCCGAGGAAGAGATCTGGCACGTCGTCGACTACGTCCGCAAAGGCCTGCCGTACGATACGTTGAGTCAACCGCCGGAGCACGAGCAAGAGAACGTCCGCGTCCGAAATTAG
- a CDS encoding ABC transporter ATP-binding protein, translating to MISPRAVSIESVSHFYGKRQALTGVTLSIDPGEIFVFLGPNGGGKSTLFRLLSTLMSLSHGDISILGRSVRTHQHEVRQQIGVVFQMPSLDKKLTVLENIHQQAALYGITGALLQERTALLLDKLELEDRKKDIVEDLSGGLRRRVELAKGMLHSPKVLLLDEPSTGLDPAARQAMWRYLESLRTDQGVTVILTSHLLEEAEKADRIAILDQGKLVALDTPDALKDKIGGDTITIRSRQPQALIQKLRDELNLNASEVSELVRLETEDGPAAIRLIMQAASELVDAITLAKPSLEDVFIAMTGRQFTEEVTP from the coding sequence ATGATCTCCCCGCGTGCGGTATCCATCGAAAGCGTTTCCCATTTCTATGGAAAGCGGCAAGCGCTAACCGGGGTTACGCTGTCGATCGATCCCGGCGAGATCTTCGTCTTTCTCGGCCCCAACGGAGGCGGCAAGTCGACGTTGTTTCGCCTGCTTTCCACGTTGATGTCACTTTCGCACGGCGACATCAGCATTCTGGGACGAAGCGTTCGCACGCATCAGCACGAAGTTCGTCAGCAGATTGGAGTCGTCTTTCAGATGCCCAGTCTCGATAAGAAGCTGACCGTGCTGGAGAACATCCATCAGCAGGCCGCCCTGTACGGGATCACCGGTGCGTTGCTGCAAGAACGCACGGCTTTGCTGCTGGATAAGCTAGAACTGGAGGATCGCAAGAAAGACATCGTCGAAGACCTGTCAGGCGGTCTGCGGCGACGCGTCGAACTGGCCAAGGGAATGTTGCATTCGCCGAAGGTCCTTCTGCTGGACGAACCCAGTACCGGACTCGATCCGGCTGCCCGACAAGCGATGTGGCGTTATCTTGAGTCCCTGCGAACCGACCAAGGGGTGACGGTGATCCTTACCTCGCACCTCCTGGAAGAAGCCGAGAAGGCCGACCGGATTGCTATTCTCGATCAAGGCAAGCTCGTCGCGCTCGATACGCCGGATGCTTTGAAGGACAAAATCGGCGGCGATACGATCACGATTCGCTCGCGTCAGCCCCAAGCACTTATTCAGAAGCTGCGCGACGAGTTGAACTTGAACGCCAGCGAGGTCAGCGAACTGGTGCGTTTGGAAACGGAAGATGGCCCCGCCGCGATTCGCCTGATCATGCAAGCGGCCAGCGAACTGGTCGACGCAATCACGCTCGCCAAGCCGTCGCTGGAAGACGTTTTCATCGCCATGACCGGCCGGCAGTTTACCGAGGAGGTAACTCCATGA